aaagaagacgaaaagaaaatagatagaatagtgtgcccgagtataccctcaagcaagagaacgccaacccaagacagtggaagaccatggtacataggctatggcactaccaaagactaaagaataatggtttgattttgattttatataaactgtaaaaagacttatgtccgcctgttcaacaaaaaaaaacatttgctgcaaatttgaacttttgaagttctactgaatcaactacccgattaggaagatcgttccacaacttggccacagctggaataaaacttctagaatacctagtatcgaacctcgtgatggagaagcgATTCAGAAACTCcaaatctacattcaagagatggaattaatgcaaagagagtagcatcatctgcatatgtaacaaacttgttttcgaGACCAGActacaagtcatgtgtatataagatgaaaagtaatgagccaagaacactaaatACCAGATTCCTATGcacactatggtacccatcaacaagaactctttgcaatctattacttaaaatattcataatgatgCCATGTAAAGATCCATCTACTATGAGTTTCAATACAAGTGGCTCATGATTAAATATGACGAATGAAACaaatattatacaataattatTCTTTTAACACAAGGTCAGGAGTAGTGTAGTTAGTATCCAAGTAAGAGTGAGGTTATATAGCTGTAGGACAGTGTTACTCAACCAGGGGGGCGCAAGAGGATTCAAAGGGGGGCGTGAGCCTCAGGAGAATAATgcagctataaatgaaaaaaaaaaaataagttgtgttattttagactagatcagttaaataaaaaagacattatagtaaaaaatataataataataataataataataataataataataataataataataataataataataataataataataataataatggtaaaagttttatataataaagtaatatcatcgttacttattcatgctttctccttccacgtaggctaccgtagagtacattgcctgtcgtggacgtgtataatacgtgtcccttactggtgagctatgagatccgtttctcacacccagtcccaccgtacacactatcaacacagtccctgtcaacactcccagtttaccacacatgtccgaaagtatttgaacatttcttccttgccgtttctacaggcgaaattgttgaggtacattatctcagtttcttatcgacccattaacaatgtcaggtttgtgagaatgtgaatgaaagaaaagggtagagatatattctggggattaattttttttcctatcaattatttttgactagttttgttttccctgtgtcgttgatgggctgccctgcattggtggggttattgtcctttatttgaaaaaaaaaatatatatcagtttctatgtttatcaatataccgaaatatgttgagagaccgttgctaagattactgcaaaattttgaagatgtatattttgttttatttatttttccttcatattgtaaaaatcataagttaatggtctcaaattttactatttgcaaaagaagatgtactaataaccaccacttcatgattatctcaaccatatgatcagtgaccgagtcagagaggtagagtcagcgagtagggctgtattagagagagagagagagagagagagagagagagattcatgtatatatatatatatatatagggctgtattagagagagagagagagagagattcgtgtgtatatatatatatatatatatatatatatatatatatatatatatatgtatataaaatttagttataaatgtttgtatctctctctctctctctctctctctctctctctctatatatatatatatatatatatatattatttcctctccttttttccttcttcttttccttcaaggttaatttaacgtccaaggctggatgtatttcttatattgtctcaattttctgccaatctcgtgtttagcctcaaaattttcaaaaaattttggatatatctttctccctctttctctgtccTTCTCACTCATTGATCATGTAGCTGTGATAATCATACTGTGGTGGTTATCATCAAGAGGTGAAAAATACCTTAATTTACAAATGCATATTATCTTGATCGCAGATACGTTTTGCCAGTTTCACTCCAACTACGTTGCAATGAGTGCCAAGAAGCGGAAGTATAACGAAGATTATATTCGTTTTGGATTTGTGTCCCTCCGAAAGGGTGACACAGAGGTCCCACAGTGCGTGATATGTTACAAGACTCTGAGCAATGATGGAATGCGACCCTCACGCTTGGAACGCCACCTGCAAACAGCACATCCTGGTCTAGTTGACAAGCCAAAGGcattctttgaaacaaaaaaacacaccTTGAAGCAAGTGAAAATGGATGACAGCGGGGTATTTCGACAACAATCATCAAAGGTTGTTGAGGCTTCTTATGAAATTTCCATGTTGATTGCAAAGAGCAAGAAGAGCCATAACATTGGAGAGACTCTCATAAAGCCAAGTATACTATGTGCAGCTCAACTCATTCTTGGTAAAGATAGTGCAAATAAGCTTTCCCAAATTTCCCTGTCAAACGATACAGTCCAGAGAAGGATCCATGAACTGTCTCAAGATATCAAAGAACAAACACTCGAACTAGTAAGAGCCTCGCCTGTTTTTGCAATCCAGTGTGATGAAACGACCTATATCGCTCAGTGTGCTCAGTTCTTGATGTATGCTCGTTTTGTGTCAGGCAACAATATAAAggaggaaattttgttttgttgccccatggaaagttgtacaacagcagaagccatttttaaagttacatcagacttttttaaggaaaataaactttcttgggactcacTAATAGGGGTGTGTAATGATGGAGCCCCAGCCATGGTTGGCCTGCGTTCTGGGTTCAtcacaaaggtgaaagaaaaaaatccttctgtaataagtacacactgcataattcaccgtgaatctttagcatccagaactttgcctgATGAAATGAGGGATGTTCTAAACGTGGCTATTAAGGTAGTAAATTTCATCAAATCTGGAGCCTTAAACAGTCGTCTCTTCAAATTATTGTGTAAGGATATGGATTCTGAACATGAAGCCCTGCTTTTTCACACAAACATACGATGGTTATCAAAAGGAAACATGCTTGAAAGGCTTTATGAGCTACGAGAAGAAGTAATAATATTTCTAGATTCACAGCAGAAGGCAGCCCTTCATGACAAATTCAAGTCTGACAGCTTTCAGATAATTCTAGCTTACTTGGTGGATATTTTTGAATCTTTGAATGCAGTGAAccttaaactacaagggaaaaataTCCACATCATCTCTCACCACGACACCATTCGAACTTCCATGGCCAAACTCGACCTCTGGAAATGTCGAATTCAGCAGGGAAATGCAGCCAGTTTTAGGAACTTAGATTCTGGGCTCGCTCATGGTAACCTTGACCCTGAGTTAAAGATCCTTATAATCACTCATCTAAGCAGCTTGAAAGCAGAATTCACGAAATACTTTCCAGACATAGATGACATGCGTGAATCCTGGAAATTCATTAGGAATCCTTTTCAGTGTGAATTCGCTAATGTTGCTGAGGAAAttcaagaggagtttcttgagttaAAGTTTAATTCCACAGCTAAGGATGAATTCAACGATCTGGAGACATTCTGGATTAAATACCATTCTGTGTACCCTCTGATCTCACATCAGGCTCTTCGGGTTCTAACAATGTTTGGATCAACGTACCTGTGTGAAACTGCATTTTCTACGCTCActgctataaaaacaaaatacagaaaccgcCTGGATGTGGAAGATGATTTACGTTGTGCACTCTCTAACATTAAACCTCGTATTCAAGATCTGGTATCCAAGAAGCAGTGTCAGGTATCTCACTAAATAAGTTAAGCCAGTTATCCTGTAGAAGTGAAAATGTCAAttatctcactttatttcctacttagtaaattgactatacaacccataagcctttttttattccttttcatataaaatctgCAAGTGAAATTTAGCTTtatatgcaagggggggggggccgtggcgataaaaaaataattgtggaggggcatggtagtaaaaggttgagaaccactgctaGAGGAGATAGCAAGGTGATATAAGTAGCTCTGCAGGCTGAACAAGCGACAAACTTCGTCGTGGGGAATGACTTCGCCTTGAGAGGTATTAGATGTTCTCAACCCTTATttcttaagggtttccaataataCTGAAGAGAAAACAATTGCATTAAAATCTCCTTAGCATTACCCTCCAAGGTACTTGATCAGGCTCTTTTCAAAAATTTGATTTCTTCatctaccactatttatgtaaattatcactAATTCTTCCTATATGATATAGAAAATTCCATTCAAAGATATCagatataattatcaaaataaaaacaaattttaaatgGTCAAAAAGCTCAAGTTCTTCCAAAATACATCATTATGTTGATAAAATATCCAAACTTGTTGTGAATTCGTAATATCAAGTAAACGTTCACTGAGATCTTAGGAAGCCTTTTTTGTtccataagtaaagaaactgaaagatagaatacaaacgtgaaaattttattctcgttgactataatgaagatgaattaatgcaattttctatagattttgcaggaaatagaagaacttgcaaaacggttttctttcgttttctgtcttcaCTTTCGAGCGggtctaaatgaaatctaattctataccaTCACTTTATCTAAGTctgtatgttaataaatgttggatATTTAATGcatcttattctataatgacctatgatctttttctaattagttttgagtgggaacaggaagatctgctcttctattctgttgtaagagagaaaagatagcAAGTTGTGGAAAACTagcaattatagattattttcctcCTAATTCAGAGCTGtaatttagttagattgagagagagagagagagagagagagagagagagagagagagagagagagagagagagagagagagagagagagagagggggggggcaaagCAATAAAGGCGAGAGACAATAAAGAGGAGAATTATggacagcaaatggttctgttcgctattttgtttttttctgtaagttctgaatgatgcttatataagtaccaacagtattcttgcaacTCCAGGTAAaacaaattccaaagaaaatcttacggtctggcatgaaaaataaaacacatacaaaagaattaagtggcattcattggttgttacagtcaacaattctgggtaatcacacctataaaatAGGTCCAGAAAtgtaagtaattacaagctaaaattaatgaggtaatcaaattaaggagttatttaaacacaaatcagtcagtttaaacatccaatgttgcactaccatttggaacagaaagcaacacatcgaccccttttactaatcattggtattttgcatagctaaaacaccCATCACAGCtgaagaacaccttcagggtagaactttctggctaaaaatgcttggttatagaattgcctttgttcgttaaaggataccgCAAATATTTCTCCTAATACAACTCTTTACctgtcaaagtagggacttaatcattctccaaaatggccagtgtacgagttttatggacgacttgaccaaatgctacgaatAAATTTACAAAGAtccaaaatttcatgattccacaagtcaatggtgtctgatctagttcgaaggacaactaaaatttagaatttgaataaTGAGTAGGATATGATTCTAGGAAAACCCCCATGCTCCGatttccgaattcctggcttggagaagtagagctccagcactctcacattcaacaaacctgagagatgtaacaaacactgtttgctaaccatacatacgtttcttagagataaagttttaatttgttttataacttgaagggcagcattgaaataaatttatatctattatccctggataggtacggtcctcggacacccctttaagggtatactcggacgcgaacgaccccgacgccaaaaaaaattcttgaaaaatcagtttttgcagtaacctccttttttcttttgccaaaaaaaacttcaatgaatgcttaaaacaacagtaaagataaatactactcatctgcagaaaaactatttattataaatattttaaaaaattaagtagaaaaaaaaaagacctgacataaaaattcataaaaaaaaagtttatacatatatacacaaatccttttaggaattgattcttgaatgtttaggacacatcttgatgtattttggatgaagtcagacccatggaggtgaagatctgaaatgagaaaaaaagggtaactttttttggccaaaaaaatttgtccaaatttcatgaatttttttgggtacccaaatgaaataggaagtggctaatttttttagggaataaacatatgttatcctaaaatagaaatatgtaaaaaaatcttcattattttgtaaattacatttatatcaggggccatatctaaaggtaattttttgagtacttggaaatttcgtaaaaaaatacatatatttaatatataatatgatatttatgcaggtaaaaatataccaaaatatcacaaattctatagggaacaagaatatatatagatagggcagcttacgcttcggatatgtccacaaaatggccgccaaccacactgactcagactccctaatctgccacttgaaatgtaggaagggtatgtcaatttcaaggtgttatttactaatctaattattattggatatgcataaaaattgtatggtgggttgctggataattgtcgattattttacgactataaaattaaaattctgacccaaaaaaatttttttgaagggaaataaaatcgaaaaaaaaaatgtaaaacaatattttagctaaaaaaatttgatgatattcaatcaaaaaaaaagtaaacaaaattttccgacaaataaacatctagaggaatcattactctgtgatagttccttagtacatagtaattttgaaagaattgggaaaaaacgaaaaaatggcaatcaccggaaaatcgaacacatacctatatatacgccatatctggctaaaaaaaagataggcatgggtagccagatcatctagaaacactttccaacactatagaaatataagttttgcgacactacttgccaattccttacggtaacatgactaagcaaaaaaatgcaaaacaaataaaaaggggcactcgtggaaaaatggccattctaatatacggcatttcagaaaaaaaaaatttcagccacgtgctaggcaaaccatcaaggcatattttccgacaaataaacatataaatgaaatattactctgtgatagttccttagtacgtagtaattttgaaagaaatgggaaaaaacgaaaaaatggcaatcacaggaaaatcgaacacatacttatatatacgccatatctggctaaaaaaaataggcatgggtagccagatcatctagaaacactttccaacactataaaaatataagttttgcgacactacttgccaattccttacggtaacatgactaagcaaaaaaatgcaaaacaaataaaaaggggcactcgcggaaaaatgcccaacattctaatatacggcatctcagataaaaaaaaaagacatgcacgtgttagcccaaccatcaaggcacactttctaacacataaacatgaaaaaaaaaatcaataatatacggcaattccttactacgtagtagatttttacaaatattgaaaaaaaaaacagaaattggcaaccgcagttaaatacccaatataccaataactacgtcgtatctgacaaaaacaaaatcacgcatgggtagccagatcatctagacacactttccaacattaaaaaagcaaaagttttacgatactatttcgcaatatcttacggaaaaatgacttggcaaaaaaatttaaaaaaattaaaaagggacactcgcggtaaaatgcccgacattctaatatacgacatctcagataaaaaaaaagacatgcacgtgttagcccaaccatcaaggcacactttctaacacataaacatgaaaaaaaaatgaataatatacggcaattccttactacgtagtaatttttacaaatattgaaaaaaaaacagaaattggtaaccgcagttaaatacccaatataccaataactacgtcgtatctgacaaaaacaaagtcatgcatgggtagccagatcatctagacacactttccaacactaaacaagcaaaagttttatgacactatttggcaatatcttacggaaaaatgacttggcaaaaaaatgaaaaaaaatgaaaaaggggcactcgcggtaaaatggtcctcgtggtgatgaacgacattttaactaaaaaaaaaaacatgcacatgatagccaaacaatccaccaagactttccacaactgataacctatacaagttgcaccattctacgacaatttcataatacgtaataactttgataattatgcaaactacctcagaagggtaaactcggacgcgaacgaccccgacgcgtctcagaaatcggggaaggagtacagctacagcaatgcacatctggacactactagagcgtgtaggggagacacctcctgcaggtcgatcacccacaaattcagtcacaggggtgagtcacgtgagaaaaacctgtttttttttgacgctcggggtcgcaaacgacccaccgtacctatccagggttatgaaAAAAGCTCACATTAGAGCTGTTACCATAAATATCTCTAtccgacaagaattaagtgattccttttgcaatgatgtaagtcaaaatatGATTCACAAAGTAGCTAAACaaaaatagttcaaagaaattctatcaaagaggaaaattaaagtattgagcttgcaacttattacatcatcctgaaatggcaacactgtATTTCGCCTACTAGATATTTATATACCTGAATCAGTCGGACACGGTTAATTAATCATCTCTCGATGAAAGCTTCCGAAACCTCCTCCATATTACGAAATCCTTTGTGATTtattgcttatcctaaagagaaTCGAATTTAACTGGGAACTCTATATTTTAGCTTGATTCCACTTCAAGTAATTTAAGGTCTTGgaaacaattgggttccttccttcagaGTATGATGTGTCTCCAATTGATAtaattgtaaggaataatatctactttgaagtataaaacAACCTTAAGATTgtttttgaatgaaacctctcgcctgcaccgatgtagtcagttactacaaatcggcttcactattagtaataaatgtaaattatatctTTTGTTTTTTGCAATTGGTTTtataactgaatctcttttctttcctcttagtGAGTAGAAATCTTCAAGTTGACTCAAGGGGGAAAATTAATGCCTCTTATTTCGACTtatatcattgcaaaaggaatcacttaattcttgctggttaaagatatctatattaacagctctaatgtgaacttatttattgataaaaataatcttattccaatgctgcccttcaagatatgaATGATTataactttatctctaagaaacgtgtgtatggttagcaaacagtgtttgttacatctctcaggtttgttgaatgtgagagtgctgaagctctacttctccaagccaggaattcggaaatgggagcttggaggttttcctggaatcatttcctactcatcaatgcaaattctaaattttagttgtccttCGAACTGGATCAGACACCATTGCCATGTGGAATTATGAAATTtgaatctttgtaaattcattcgtagcatttggtcaagtcgtccataaaactcgcacactgcccattttggagaatgatcaagtccctactttgataggcaaacaGATGTATTAGTAAGTAATATTTGCGGTATCCTGCaacaaacaaaggcaaatctataaccaattaTTTTTAGCGAGAAAGTTCTACCCTGCAAGGGTTCTTGAGCTCTAGTATGTGCGTTTTACCTATGAAAAATACCAATGATTTGTAAAAGGAGTCGTttttctttctgttccaaacggtaatgcgatattgaatgtttaaactgactgatttatgtttatcacgttaatttacttacctcattaatttaagCTTGTAAATAATTACCTTTCTGTTGACTTTAACAACCAATGAAGGCcagttatttcttttatatgtatttaatttttcatgccagtcTGGTGTGAATTGGTAATAGTGACTGCTGGTaattgtatgcttgcttggcaacattgagtctctaacactgtatcggcttggccaacacctgccactactttaagccgaataaagccaatgttccagcaactgtgttcGGTATTCCATAATTTATTTGGCTTAATATTCACCATGCACAAGTTTCTGAGTCCCAGCCCGATTGAcgtggacccagaatcagccgatgcggaggacaaatggattatgtggcatgataactttgaggtgttctgtgcggccatcaacctAGACTTAAATACAGATAAGTTGGCCTTGTTTCgtgctcacgtatcttgtaaactgttaaagataattaaaagtgccaccacatatgccacTACCATAAGCCTGTTGAAGGCTAAATTTGTGAAACAAAAAAGTGAGGTGTTTGCCATatacaaattagccacctgcaagcaacagagtggcGAAGCACTGATGCTTTTTTTTGGATAGCCTCAAAGGTCTTGCCTCGGAAagtagcttcactgattgtacagccgctcaggctgaagaactggccatcagagattcttacatcacgggtatggcatctaatgcaatccgacagagactgttagagaacttataCTTGGACTTATCCCCAGCTGTGAAACAAAcccgtgcactggaaatggctcaactgcatTCGGCGTCTTATccaagtgaaaccaataccacagtggcagcattgatagatgaaCAGGCAAAACCCGAAATGGATCCAACAGTTTTCTAATTGAAATGAGTGACTCCCcgaatccaagtgagtgtgctgctGCCGTCAGCGGTCggaggtgcttcttttgtggaggatccctacatcccagagTCCACTGCCCAGCCAGGAAAGCCTCatgttccaactgtcagaaggtaggtcattataCTCGTGTCTGCAAGTCACAAAGAAAACAATGGAACAAAAATGGTGaatcaactaactctaatcttgtagctggaatagtcccagacaacctcccacagtccatccctgcttccataacaggggccgctgtggctgcagcttctcctgcactaTGAAGTGTTTAGagaactgtcctacctgtagaactcAATAGAGGCTAGGCCATGGACGGGCTGGTCaacactggagcatttaaaagctttatagatgccaaagtaACTAGGGCTATAAACTCCGTGACTCGTTCCtcagcctgcagcataaccatggctaatgctaaacagacaatgaaacttaacaagtgATGCAATAACAATTTAACCataagtggaagagtataccctgagttctgtctgcacttgat
This Palaemon carinicauda isolate YSFRI2023 chromosome 25, ASM3689809v2, whole genome shotgun sequence DNA region includes the following protein-coding sequences:
- the LOC137618917 gene encoding uncharacterized protein → MHKFLSPSPIDVDPESADAEDKWIMWHDNFEVFCAAINLDLNTDKLALFRAHVSCKLLKIIKSATTYATTISLLKAKFVKQKTAQAEELAIRDSYITGMASNAIRQRLLENLYLDLSPAVKQTRALEMAQLHSASYPSETNTTVAALIDEQAKPEMDPTVF
- the LOC137618916 gene encoding SCAN domain-containing protein 3-like; translation: MLIAKSKKSHNIGETLIKPSILCAAQLILGKDSANKLSQISLSNDTVQRRIHELSQDIKEQTLELVRASPVFAIQCDETTYIAQCAQFLMYARFVSGNNIKEEILFCCPMESCTTAEAIFKVTSDFFKENKLSWDSLIGVCNDGAPAMVGLRSGFITKVKEKNPSVISTHCIIHRESLASRTLPDEMRDVLNVAIKVVNFIKSGALNSRLFKLLCKDMDSEHEALLFHTNIRWLSKGNMLERLYELREEVIIFLDSQQKAALHDKFKSDSFQIILAYLVDIFESLNAVNLKLQGKNIHIISHHDTIRTSMAKLDLWKCRIQQGNAASFRNLDSGLAHGNLDPELKILIITHLSSLKAEFTKYFPDIDDMRESWKFIRNPFQCEFANVAEEIQEEFLELKFNSTAKDEFNDLETFWIKYHSVYPLISHQALRVLTMFGSTYLCETAFSTLTAIKTKYRNRLDVEDDLRCALSNIKPRIQDLVSKKQCQVSH